Within Sinorhizobium sp. RAC02, the genomic segment ACATTGTCGCGGAACCAGTCGATCGGCTTTTCTTCCGCGAGCTTGTTGACCGCGGTCGGGTTGATGCGCGTGTCGATCGGCCCGCCCATCAGCGTCATGCTGGACGGCGACAGCGGGTCATTGTCGGCTTCCATGACGGCAACGGCGGCCAGCACCGGCACTGCCGGCTGGCAGACGGCGATCACATGGGTATCCGGACCCAGCGCATGCAGCATCTGGATGACGTAGTCGATATAGTCGTCGAGATCGAAGCTACCATCGGAAAGCGGCACCATGCGCGCATCCACCCAGTCGGTGATATGCACTTCCGCATGCGGCAGCAGCGCTTCGACCGTGCCGCGCAGCAGCGTCGCATAGTGGCCGGACATCGGCGCGACGATGAGGACCTTCGGGTCCTTGCGGTGGCCGGCCGGCAGACACCGCTCGAAATGGATGAGATTGCAGAAGGGCTGTTTCCAGACGACCTTTTCGTGAACCGAAATGGTCTGGCCATCGACAACCGTGGTGGGAAGGCCGAATTCCGGCTTGCCGTAGCGGCGGGTGGTGCGTTCGAGCACTTCGAAGCCTGCGGCCATGGTGCGGCCGAACGTGGTATGCGTCAGCGGATTGAGCGGGTTGCGGAACGCCATGCGCATCTGGTCTGCGACGACACGCCAGGGTGCCATCATCGCATGGTTGAGTTCGTAGAGCTGATAGTACATCGGACGCGTTACCCCATTTCCCGGTGCAAGGCCCAAGCCCGCTGCACCACCGGTTTCCGCAGATGCGAAAAGACTAACATGTTTTCGCTGCGTGGCAACACGCCGCATGTCCATCCTAAGCCCGCGAACCTTTCGCGGGCATGAACAGAATTCTGCCCTTCGCCGGGTTTGCGGCCCCGTTCAGGCGGCAACGCGCAC encodes:
- the phaZ gene encoding polyhydroxyalkanoate depolymerase; this translates as MYYQLYELNHAMMAPWRVVADQMRMAFRNPLNPLTHTTFGRTMAAGFEVLERTTRRYGKPEFGLPTTVVDGQTISVHEKVVWKQPFCNLIHFERCLPAGHRKDPKVLIVAPMSGHYATLLRGTVEALLPHAEVHITDWVDARMVPLSDGSFDLDDYIDYVIQMLHALGPDTHVIAVCQPAVPVLAAVAVMEADNDPLSPSSMTLMGGPIDTRINPTAVNKLAEEKPIDWFRDNVIMPVPWPQPGVMRMVYPGFLQLSGFMSMNLDRHVVAHKEFFAHLVKNDGDAAEKHRDFYDEYLAVMDLTAEFYLQTVETVFMKHALPKGEMMHRARPVDTTAIRNVALLTVEGENDDISGVGQTKAAQTICTNIPDHMRMHYMQPDVGHYGVFNGSRFRKEIAPRIVAFMHEHARSAKAKPMPRVIKGGKASAAS